AATTTCTTGGCTACTCATCAAACTATCAATAATACATATTCTTGGCCTTCAGAACAAATACTCTTCTCTACACTAATTGCACCACAAAATCATGACCTGGCAGAAAGCAGCAGTGCAAACAGCCACAACTTTCAATATTCCAGTACTGATCAGGTTTATTTCTCCCAAGATCAATTGTGTCAAATTAGCTCCACCAATCAGCTTGCATCGATGAATCTCGTAAATGGCAATACTTGTAACTCTTCTGTGATGATAAGCAATGGCTATTACCCTAGCAACGGGGTCGTTATCAACAACGGTCTACAAGAGTATAACAATTACAATTCTGTTGGGCTGGATCATGACGCACTCAATAGTACTAGTACTACTCATTCTCAACAAGTAGATAAAAGTGTTTTGGAAATGGTCAATAGTAGCACTATTAGTACTACATCACAAGATCAAAGTACAAGCTGGGAAGAATTGAGTCCTCTTGTTAATTATCCTTCATCAGTATTCGAAACCGTATCACCTTATTATGTATTTGAAGAGCAAAGGTACATGGGGTTGTTGAAACAGTAAAACATTAATTTTAGCCACATATATATTATGTAACTTTCCAAGTTTCAGTCGACTTTTCAGTGTGGTGCCTATTCACTGAAACTTAGGGATATGTTTGGTTACTTTCCACTATCACTTTCATATATCTTGATTACTACTACAGTATTGAAaaattctttgtattttctCGATATATGTgcacacatattttttattttttttttctgtacgtgttatgctttattagattttttttttgtactagTTCATATGGTTGTTGTGAATATGGTATCCTAGAGATAGAGACCTGCAGTACTAGTTTACATCATTGTACGTCCTAATACTATATATGGACACCTGCTGTGTTATTTTATAGGGACCATAGACTAGAGCTAGGATCTGAAGCTTATAAATTATGTATTCTAATATTTTTAAGTTGATTTAAATCGATTCGGTAGGCAACATCTTTCCCATAGTGTTTTTGGATATCATAATTTTCAGTTTAATACATAGAGTTTGAAGTGTATATACGACAAAAGCATTTAGGTGATAATCTCTATTGGAAAAGGGAAATGGCAATGAAAGTTGGAAAGGTACTTTGAAGTTTTGGACAAGACTTGATTGGCTTTAGTATGTAGGGTATCAAATAAATGGCAGTTTCTTCTTAgtattatgttgagttcaatTAATACAAATAACAACAAGCCGAGGAAGAACATAAAATAAGGTCCGTGTCATGTTCGTTCCACCAGGAACAGAAAGACTGAAATGTCGGATATTGATTCTtcagttttatatatttgtaaaattaatatTGTCCATATTAATTAGCAGCCCTTTGtgaaactatatattatatcgCTTTCCAATATTTCAATGTCACCGTATCACAAGTGGTGCCTTTCAACATGAACATTATTGTACCACTTGTTTGTCCTCTTTTAGAAACTGCAATATTCTTAAGTAATAACAAGAGGCTTATAGCACGACATACGTACACAAAAataccttcttctttttccataGATTAATTATTCCTATCACTCAGCCTGTTCACCAATTTTagtatattaagaaaataaagcaaGACTACTTctaattttgtggtcttaaacttgTCAAATAGGATGTTAGAATTGAAAAACTTACTAAATATCTAAGACATGAGAAACTTAATTATTGTGACGGAGCGGGTAATTTTTAGTGGTCTTTATTCTTTAAGTAGAGATGATTTGTACAAAGAATATGCTTACCATAGAAAGAACCCTAACACTGAAATTCACGCTTCAAATTAGCTTTCCATGTGAATTTGGCAATTTcaaacttcttttttatttacagAATTATTTTGTAAGGCAGAATAAGCAGTCCCACGTAGAAAAATAAAGTTGGAAAGAAGCCTCTTTTGCATGAGCATACTGACCCATTGCCAATTCTTTGATTAGAACTAAAGTGCTTGTCACGCTGCACTTTTCTTACGTACTCcttctgtttcttttttttttaaaatctattaaCACACCTATTAAAAAAAGCTATTCggaacataaattaaaaatgttattgacTATATTAgcctttatttctttcaaattatTCATGGCAAATAgtaaagaatttcaaaaaaaattatccaaccaTATTTTGTAAAACAATTGTAATTTTGGAAAACTGCACCTATGTTTCGATCCTAAAGATATTTggttttaattcaaattaaagaagCAAAAGTTGCAATAAATTACTAGCTgtttatgcaaaaataattgaTGTGGAATCTGAATAGCGTAGAATGTTTTGTAGTCCAACTCACATGATTTAGAATTGTACTTTGTCAAAGATTTTCATTAGCCAAAAGATCTTCACCCTCCACTCGGCTCTTTGATAGGACATTCATATACTCCCTTGGTTtcgtattattttttaatctgtttcaaaaataaaagtttgttcGTTCTAACTTTTCACACACAAAATTGAATGACATTTTAGTACATTCAATATATGCTTAGTTTAAGAttacaaaattcaattttttaaaattttatatcaagtcaaacaaacaaattgatatggagaaaagaaagaagattggTGATTggtttttaagtcaatttttttacttctgtaagtatttgataaatataaaaataacttaacatatattaaaaataaaaaataaatcttcccatttttttttattttttttgatataaaaactactttttaaaCCAATTTAAATGGGCTATGAGAAATGAAGTCAAAAGcagatgaaaagaaagagtaATGGGGCACacaaaaacaccaaaaagaTTGACCTGGTGTTATTAGTACATTTCTTTTTAGTTGATTCAAATTGCAATAAGTAGTATTGTCAACCGGAGTTAAACTGTTACTCCCTTTATGAATAACCTTTATACTATAAACTTCAACAAGGAAAGGGTGACAGATTCTTATACatacatttcttcaaaaataacATCTCTTTCTCATTTTGATGTCGATTGTTACCTAACTGttcactttatatatttttttacctgGTCAACACAAAATTTGTAtagtactttttttattttactccttttccaattttcattatttttagacGATAAGGACCCCAATTCAATATCAATTGATAGGTGAAAAACTTCCTTCAAACTCCATCTCAAATTATCTATCGTGATTTCTAAATATCAAGTGTCTTAgaatattatttgttgttttaaaaaatcaaaataaaattatttattttccctCAATTTACCTTCAGTTCAAACTACAAATATCTCAATTATAAGTGAtgctttaattatttaaatatgaatgaaaggtaaaataatttttttataagtaaataaaaaggtCCTACTAATTAATGTTTCGAAGAGAATCTTTTTAGAGAGGAGAGAAGAACTCTTATTCGAGATGAGACTTGCTCAAAACAATTCCTTTGTTTcatattatttattcaatttttttcttacacGCCTCTTAAGAAGTTACAAGTAATTAGTATACTTTtactaatttataattttactctttttgATACACTCTATTTATGTGTCTTTTCCgtcaatataaaaattgacaatgAATGATCTTTTTGGAACTTTATGAtatttaaactttcaaaaaaattaactttaaagggggaaatgagaaaaattaacttattatatcttaatttgataaattgataaataattaaaaaatatatttttaataatgtgttatgtgaaattttgaatataaaacaaaaagagtatcataatgttttttttttaaccaaaagcaCCTGAACTTTGTCAAGAAATCTGTCACATTAATTTCTAGAACAATGAGAGAAATTTCCCCATAGCTAACTTCCATTTTATTCAAAGTAACAACTAATTCATGCCAAATATATTAAAGACCTAAATTTCTATATTCAATTTGAATTTCTCTCTTGCAATTTTGTAGACGATTCTAtatatctgaatatatatatatacacatatttatTGCGTCAAAGAGTTAATTAAAAAGGTAATTACGGCGTCTTACTGCAAATATCAACTTAATTAAAATCCAATTCccaattatattttcaaaagtagTCTTAAAAAGTGTAAACGACTTTGCAAGTACAATCCAAGAAGCTCCTTATTCTTCTTTGCTTTTACTAATTACAAAATCATGGGAATGTCGCcagtttttcttatttttaattgaaaattacaTTAGGGGATTAaaagaagagaaggagaaggagaaggagaataTAATTACAAGCAATGTATGTAACAACGAAATGTTGACGAAGGGAAtattaaaatgacaaatatcGCATTCTTCGATAACTTTCAAAAAAgcaactaataaaataaaggtAATCTCTGGGTTTTATTAGCATCTCAAAGGATTAAACAACAAATCAAACGAATCCGTGATTATTGCACTAAATTCGCCTAAGCTGTGACAACCACTCCACCATCACCGTTTCCTTCCTACTTGctatctatattttattttaaaccaAACTTTGCTAATTAAATATCCATAAAGTTGAATACAATGTGGTGTAATATAATTCATCCAAGGTTTATTACCATGAAACCACGCCTTCTACAAAATTATTTAACTTtaggaatataattttaatttcattaaaaaaaacattacgTCTTTCTGTTTGGTATGTCAACAAAGTTCCtaacaaaatataacataaattacTATCCGACCTATTATATCAGTAGAATCGATCCATTGTGCAATCAAttgcaattttgattttgtcgaaaaaataaaagttttttgtttgttttttcttgagATTGTATAGAAAACTACGGAGTATTTGGTTCTGTGTTTATGATGAAAGCCTAGAAGGACATGTCCATTTTCTCAGAAGCCCAACTTGTTACAACAAGCTCATCAGGCAGGTAATCATCGTTAATCCAGAATATTAAGCTCTAATGGGCTACTAAGACCAAGCCCATCACATGACGGGCCTACTCCGGCAGTCTTAAAATACTGGGCTTGTTGTATGGAAGGGCATGACTTGCCCATAGGCCTAAAAACTGTTGGCCCCAAGATTTTTGTTGTAAAGCGAACGGGTTAGagatatttttggaaaaattacagaaatcccacattttaatttacttattatcattatcccctataagttttataaatttccaaaatccctcattttcgcgcatcagattagtgtatctcgcgcatcagattaatgtatcagcgcttatattattgtatcttgcgcatcagattagtgtatcatgtataaaatgtaatgtatcttacttaacgattaatgtatctcgcgcatcagattactgtatcagcgcttatattattgtatccgtttgagggatttctgtaattataaacttttaagggatagattgtaattttgccttaaaagtatgtgatttttgtaatttgccccatattttttgtatttttatttatttattcactatattaaaaataaatagtataagctttttatttatttagcttagaaataaaaatataatttatttttattattaactatatttattttaaaatacattttccAAAGCATTGAATTTATGTCTATTTTTTCGTTATACTcgtattaattgatatttagaCTTAAATCTTGGGAAATGATTCGAGaataaagtttttcttttgaaaatattaaaagtaacaagcaaaaataaaaatatgccCTTATTAGTATAGTGAACAATTAAAAGCCAACTAAGATAGTAtatacaaaaatcaatattaaatttattatattatttgtccCAATAATATAGGAAAGGGCGGTGTTTCGAGGCTTCACATTCCAATGCCATTGCTCATTATTATGGCCAATTAATCTCTATAAACATATATGATATCTCTTGGGGATATGATAGCAGGAAAGATTTATTAACTGAATGTGTGGTGGTggttcataaaatatttttttactcttgatgatttttttattatggaTAAATTAACCTTGCAGTGTTCCATGAATCTGGCATTTCAGGTGTTCCAAGAAATTGGCAATCTTATTTGCCTTATGCCACTTtcaaagaataaagaaaagGGGGAATTTTACGCGAATCACATAATGTTAAGAGCTAATTGTcttttaactctatttttttaaaattacaaaaatttcataaatttggtggaattcgGATATATCCCAAAACATTCATGTTACATCACGTCTCAATTTCGAATAAATCACTCAACGTCTCGATACATCGGGTCTCCAAAACATCGTGTACGTTCCGATACCATAAAGTGATGTATTCGATTGATACGTAAAGTGATGCATGTATCCTACCTatacatcgcgtaaagtgatgtatctgaTCGATACATCACGTAAAATGATGTATCCGAGAATAGGAAATCAGagtagaaatatttttaaatggtaaaatattttaaagagtatgataaaataaattatatttttaagtaattattCCTAATATACCCAAATAGTATGAAAAAATTACTAGAATATTCAATTTAAGACTTTAATTTACATAATGataatttactcttttttttttataacattatcatttttattacaAACCTGACaacttaataaatatacatatctTTATACGATTTTTTCACCTATTTTTTAGCTTAGTGGGCTGATTTTATGTGTTTcatactttattatttttacttttttaattttcaatcaCAACTACAATTGGTTACATTATTTTTGCCTTTTTATTCTCTTTCTTACTTACACAATTAcacttctaaaaatattttttctctcttcaattacgtttttttttttacttttagaataatataatgataaaaaaatatattaaatagaaTGGTATAAACCTCttgtttttc
The Solanum stenotomum isolate F172 chromosome 12, ASM1918654v1, whole genome shotgun sequence DNA segment above includes these coding regions:
- the LOC125846372 gene encoding transcription factor RAX3-like is translated as MGRAPCCDKANVKRGPWSPEEDSKLKAYIEQHGTGGNWITLPQKVGLKRCGKSCRLRWLNYLRPNIKHGEFTDEEDNIICTLYMSIGSRWSIIAAQLPGRTDNDIKNYWNTRLKKKLLLCNKQRKDHRPRTGSYINHNKLEMMKEHENFLATHQTINNTYSWPSEQILFSTLIAPQNHDLAESSSANSHNFQYSSTDQVYFSQDQLCQISSTNQLASMNLVNGNTCNSSVMISNGYYPSNGVVINNGLQEYNNYNSVGLDHDALNSTSTTHSQQVDKSVLEMVNSSTISTTSQDQSTSWEELSPLVNYPSSVFETVSPYYVFEEQRYMGLLKQ